In the genome of Anabas testudineus chromosome 4, fAnaTes1.2, whole genome shotgun sequence, one region contains:
- the rsph4a gene encoding radial spoke head protein 6 homolog A isoform X1, with amino-acid sequence MDSTDNQDGGPPRLQSAETLKAFMLKKSTKSNLNLYDHLVRLLIKVMDEHPENVVDVFEDMSCDVKRDLFQDKQSTLRDLPQATVAEQLAEQQRLLFSQQDDADQEDELVETPVPNVNEIGFYLEQAGVGLGREEMQRVFLALKQLVESQALLRCRLWGKILGKDSSYIIAEAEHREGEEEEEQITEESAEEEEKEAQEREEGELDLLPQSTYKPPPVVPKEAIGTGANKFVYYVCKEPGLPWVKLPSVTPTQITVARQIRKFFTGRLDSPVVSYPPFPGNEANYLRAQIARISAGTQVSPQGFFQAGEEEGDEEDEAPHDNYELNPDFEGIAVAEMAESLSTWVHHVQHILLQGRCTWVNMAMKPEQDSNEDGEAEEKEEEPDEPQPEVGPPLLSPLSQDAEMFSTPPWSSKMSSTLTSQHAVAVLRSNLWPGAYAYACAKKFENIYVGWGLKYAGEGYSPPVPPPPQKEYPSGPEITEALDPSLEEEQALKDALEDQQDVQEEMEDADEEEEEDDD; translated from the exons ATGGACAGCACGGACAACCAAGACGGCGGTCCACCGAGACTGCAGTCGGCTGAAACACTAAAGGCCTTCATGTTAAAGAAGAGCACGAAAAGCAACCTGAACCT CTATGACCACCTCGTTCGGTTGCTGATAAAGGTGATGGATGAGCATCCGGAGAATGTGGTGGATGTGTTTGAGGATATGAGTTGTGATGTGAAGCGAGATTTATTTCAAGACAAGCAGAGCACCCTGCGAGACCTTCCACAGGCTACAGTGGCCGAGCAGCTGGCTGAGCAGCAGCGCCTGCTGTTTTCCCAACAAGACGACGCTGACCAGGAGGATGAACTG GTGGAAACACCTGTTCCTAATGTGAATGAGATTGGCTTCTACCTGGAGCAAGCTGGAGTAGGACTGGGCAGAGAGGAGATGCAGAGGGTCTTTCTTGCACTCAAGCAGCTTGTTGAGTCTCAGGCGCTCCTGCGATGTCGACTTTGGGGCAAGATTCTGGGAAAAGACAGCAGCTACATCATTGCTGAAGCAGAGCACagagagggggaagaggaggaagaacagaTCACAGAGGAATcagctgaggaagaggagaaagaggctCAGGAGAGGGAAGAGGGTGAG TTGGATCTGCTTCCTCAGTCGACCTATAAACCCCCACCAGTCGTGCCGAAAGAGGCTATAGGAACAGGTGCTAACAAATTTGTTTACTATGTGTGCAAAGAGCCTGGTCTTCCTTGGGTAAAGCTCCCATCAGTCACTCCTACACAAATCACTGTTGCTCGCCAGATTCGTAAATTCTTCACAGGGAGGCTCGACAGCCCAGTTGTCAGCTATCCACCTTTTCCTGGAAATGAAGCCAACTATCTGAGAGCACAGATAGCTCGGATCTCTGCTGGCACACAGGTCAGCCCCCAGGGCTTTTTCCAGGCTGGTGAGGaagaaggagatgaggaagatgaggcACCCCATGACAACTATGAATTGAACCCTGATTTTGAGGGCATTGCAGTTGCAGAGATGGCTGAGTCTTTGTCCACCTGGGTGCACCATGTTCAGCACATTCTACTGCAG GGACGTTGTACCTGGGTCAACATGGCTATGAAACCAGAACAAGACTCAAATGAGGAcggagaggcagaggagaaggaggaggagccTGATGAGCCACAGCCAGAAGTTGGACCACCTCTGCTCAGTCCTCTCTCTCAAGATGCAG AAATGTTCAGCACCCCTCCCTGGAGCTCCAAGATGTCCTCAACGCTCACCTCTCAGCATGCAGTAGCTGTACTGCGGTCAAACCTCTGGCCAGGAGCTTATGCATATGCTTGTGCAAA GAAATTTGAGAATATATATGTCGGATGGGGTCTTAAGTATGCAGGAGAAGGATACAGCCCACCTGTCCCACCGCCTCCACAGAAAGAATATCCAAGTGGACCAGAAATCACAGAGGCTCTTGACCCATCACTGGAGGAGGAGCAAGCACTGAAAGATGCTTTAGAGGACCAGCAAGATGttcaggaggagatggaggatgcagatgaagaagaggaagaagatgatgacTGA
- the rsph4a gene encoding radial spoke head protein 6 homolog A isoform X2, with product MDSTDNQDGGPPRLQSAETLKAFMLKKSTKSNLNLYDHLVRLLIKVMDEHPENVVDVFEDMSCDVKRDLFQDKQSTLRDLPQATVAEQLAEQQRLLFSQQDDADQEDELVETPVPNVNEIGFYLEQAGVGLGREEMQRVFLALKQLVESQALLRCRLWGKILGKDSSYIIAEAEHREGEEEEEQITEESAEEEEKEAQEREEGELDLLPQSTYKPPPVVPKEAIGTGANKFVYYVCKEPGLPWVKLPSVTPTQITVARQIRKFFTGRLDSPVVSYPPFPGNEANYLRAQIARISAGTQVSPQGFFQAGEEEGDEEDEAPHDNYELNPDFEGIAVAEMAESLSTWVHHVQHILLQGRCTWVNMAMKPEQDSNEDGEAEEKEEEPDEPQPEVGPPLLSPLSQDAEMFSTPPWSSKMSSTLTSQHAVAVLRSNLWPGAYAYACAKKFENIYVGWGLKYAGEGYSPPVPPPPQKEYPSGPEITEALDPSLEEEQALKDALEDQQ from the exons ATGGACAGCACGGACAACCAAGACGGCGGTCCACCGAGACTGCAGTCGGCTGAAACACTAAAGGCCTTCATGTTAAAGAAGAGCACGAAAAGCAACCTGAACCT CTATGACCACCTCGTTCGGTTGCTGATAAAGGTGATGGATGAGCATCCGGAGAATGTGGTGGATGTGTTTGAGGATATGAGTTGTGATGTGAAGCGAGATTTATTTCAAGACAAGCAGAGCACCCTGCGAGACCTTCCACAGGCTACAGTGGCCGAGCAGCTGGCTGAGCAGCAGCGCCTGCTGTTTTCCCAACAAGACGACGCTGACCAGGAGGATGAACTG GTGGAAACACCTGTTCCTAATGTGAATGAGATTGGCTTCTACCTGGAGCAAGCTGGAGTAGGACTGGGCAGAGAGGAGATGCAGAGGGTCTTTCTTGCACTCAAGCAGCTTGTTGAGTCTCAGGCGCTCCTGCGATGTCGACTTTGGGGCAAGATTCTGGGAAAAGACAGCAGCTACATCATTGCTGAAGCAGAGCACagagagggggaagaggaggaagaacagaTCACAGAGGAATcagctgaggaagaggagaaagaggctCAGGAGAGGGAAGAGGGTGAG TTGGATCTGCTTCCTCAGTCGACCTATAAACCCCCACCAGTCGTGCCGAAAGAGGCTATAGGAACAGGTGCTAACAAATTTGTTTACTATGTGTGCAAAGAGCCTGGTCTTCCTTGGGTAAAGCTCCCATCAGTCACTCCTACACAAATCACTGTTGCTCGCCAGATTCGTAAATTCTTCACAGGGAGGCTCGACAGCCCAGTTGTCAGCTATCCACCTTTTCCTGGAAATGAAGCCAACTATCTGAGAGCACAGATAGCTCGGATCTCTGCTGGCACACAGGTCAGCCCCCAGGGCTTTTTCCAGGCTGGTGAGGaagaaggagatgaggaagatgaggcACCCCATGACAACTATGAATTGAACCCTGATTTTGAGGGCATTGCAGTTGCAGAGATGGCTGAGTCTTTGTCCACCTGGGTGCACCATGTTCAGCACATTCTACTGCAG GGACGTTGTACCTGGGTCAACATGGCTATGAAACCAGAACAAGACTCAAATGAGGAcggagaggcagaggagaaggaggaggagccTGATGAGCCACAGCCAGAAGTTGGACCACCTCTGCTCAGTCCTCTCTCTCAAGATGCAG AAATGTTCAGCACCCCTCCCTGGAGCTCCAAGATGTCCTCAACGCTCACCTCTCAGCATGCAGTAGCTGTACTGCGGTCAAACCTCTGGCCAGGAGCTTATGCATATGCTTGTGCAAA GAAATTTGAGAATATATATGTCGGATGGGGTCTTAAGTATGCAGGAGAAGGATACAGCCCACCTGTCCCACCGCCTCCACAGAAAGAATATCCAAGTGGACCAGAAATCACAGAGGCTCTTGACCCATCACTGGAGGAGGAGCAAGCACTGAAAGATGCTTTAGAGGACCAGCAA TAG
- the dohh gene encoding LOW QUALITY PROTEIN: deoxyhypusine hydroxylase (The sequence of the model RefSeq protein was modified relative to this genomic sequence to represent the inferred CDS: inserted 1 base in 1 codon): MFVFPAEVASGNPKCVRVWWLSNSATEHYLSSLMMASVEQVTAVGKVLVDTGLDLTRRFRALFTLKNLGGAEAIEWISKAFVDDSALLKHELAYCLGQMQDKRAIPTLTAVLKDTQQEPMVRHEAGEALGAIGDPVVLELLKEYSQDPVIEVAETCQLAVHRLEWLQSGGEKQLEDGSTDKNPYCSVDPAPPAVRKSVPELRSTLLDDSLPXFERYRAMFALRNLGNEEAVLALGDGLQCSSALFRHEIGYVLGQMQHPAAIPALSAALECSSENPMVRHEAAEALGAIGKGECMTVLQHYRRDKERVVKESCEVALDMLEYENSDQFQYADLLVRLQG, translated from the exons ATGTTTGTCTTTCCAGCGGAAGTGGCAAGTGGCAATCCTAAATGCGTGCGTGTATGGTGGTTGTCAAACAGCGCTACTGAACATTACCTGAGCTCTCTGATG ATGGCCAGTGTTGAGCAGGTAACAGCTGTAGGAAAGGTTCTGGTGGACACAGGACTTGACCTGACCCGGCGGTTCAGAGCCTTATTCACCCTGAAGAACCTTGGAG GTGCTGAAGCAATAGAATGGATCAGTAAGGCCTTTGTGGATGATTCTGCCCTGCTGAAGCATGAGCTGGCCTACTGCCTGGGGCAGATGCAGGACAAACGGGCCATACCCACTTTGACTGCTGTTCTTAAAGACACGCAGCAAGAACCCATGGTCAGGCATGAAGCAG gGGAGGCTTTGGGAGCAATTGGGGATCCTGTGGTTCTGGAGCTGCTGAAAGAGTACAGTCAGGATCCTGTCATAGAG GTTGCTGAAACATGTCAGTTGGCTGTTCATCGACTGGAGTGGCTGCAGAGTGGGGGAGAGAAACAGCTGGAGGATGGAAGTACAGACAAGAACCCATACTGCTCTGTAGACCCAGCCCCTCCAGCGGTGAGGAAGAGTGTGCCAGAGCTGCGTTCTACCCTGCTGGATGACAGTCTGC CTTTTGAACGCTACCGTGCCATGTTTGCACTGCGTAATCTGGGCAATGAAGAGGCTGTGCTGGCACTGGGAGATG GCCTGCAGTGCTCCAGTGCTCTCTTCCGTCATGAGATTGGTTATGTCCTTGGTCAGATGCAGCACCCAGCAGCGATCCCAGCGCTTAGTGCAGCTCTGGAGTGTTCCTCTGAGAACCCAATGGTCCGACATGAGGCGGCAGAGGCTCTTGGCGCCATTGGTAAAGGGGAGTGTATGACCGTGCTGCAACATTACCGTAGAGACAAAGAACGTGTCGTGAAGGAGAGTTGCGAGGTCGCTCTGGATATGCTGGAGTACGAAAACAGTGATCAGTTTCAGTATGCAGATCTACTGGTCAGGTTACAGGGTTAA